From the genome of Desulfovibrio sp. JY:
TTCTCCCCCTTCTTTCTTTCAATTACCCACAAGGCCTTCGTTGCGGATTTTTTGGGCGTCCCGGTGCAGATCGGGGCCGGGCTTCATGATGTTGTTTTCCATACCGGGCGCGACCTGCCACCGTTTTTCCCAATGGCCGGTTTTGGGGGGATAGTAGGGTGCGCCGTCGCAACGGCCGGCGCAGGCCGGGCAGGAGGTGTTGCACAGGCGCGACGGGGTGAATTCGGTCATGTTGCCGGTATCCACCACGCAGACCTGCCGTCCGGCTCCGTCCACGCAGACGAAAAGTCCCACCGCGCTGGCGGGGGTGGTGGTGAGGAAGAGTCCCGCCAGGAAAAACGCCATTGCCGCAACGATGCGAGCCCGTGCCATGATCTGCCTCCGTGCGTCAGGCGAGGCGTTCGATATCCGCCCCGACGTTGCGCAGTTTGACTTCCACCGCCTCGTAGCCGCGATCCAGGTGGTAGACGCGTTGGATCAGCGTTTCGCCCTTGGCGGCCAGGCCGGCCAGGACCAGCGAGGCGCTGGCCCGCAGGTCCGAGGCCATGACCGGCGCGCCGGTTAGGCTTTTCACCCCGCGAATAAAGGCGCTTTGGGCCGAGATGCGAATCTGCGCGCCGAGGCGCACCAGCTCCTGGACGTGCATGAAGCGATTCTCGAAAATGGTTTCGCGCACCGAGCCCGCGCCCATGGCCACGCACATAAGCGCCATGATTTGCGCCTGCACGTCGGTGGGAAAGCCGGGATAGGGCTGGGTGGCCACGTCCACGCCCACGAGCTGCTCCCGGCGGCGCACCAGCACCCCGGCGTTGGTGGCCTCGAAGTGCAGGCCCATTTCCCGTAGTTTGGACACCACGGCGTCGAGCTCCATGAACGGGCAGCATTCGAGCTTGAGTTCGCCGTCGGTGATGGCTGCGGCCATCATGTAGGTGGCCGCCTCGATACGGTCGGGCATGACGCTGTACGAGCCGCCCCCAAGCCGGGGGACCCCCTCGATGGTGATGATCGCGGTGCCGTGGCCGGAGATCTTCGCGCCCATGGCATTGAGGAAATCGGCCAGGTCGGCGACTTCCGGCTCGCGGGCGGCATTCTCGAGCACCGTCGTGCCTTCGGCCAGGCTTGCGGCCATAAGCAGGTTTTCCGTGCCACCGACGGTGGGGAAATCGAAGACGA
Proteins encoded in this window:
- the murA gene encoding UDP-N-acetylglucosamine 1-carboxyvinyltransferase; this encodes MDKLLIRGGKPLHGSVRISGSKNAALPILLAAPLLTKPTVIENVPRLRDIHTTLRLLDMLGCPSTFDGNTVTLEPSQELNPEAPYDLVRTMRASVLVLGPLLARVGQARVALPGGCAIGARPVNLHLTALEKMGATFNLEAGYIEGRCDKLTGAHIVFDFPTVGGTENLLMAASLAEGTTVLENAAREPEVADLADFLNAMGAKISGHGTAIITIEGVPRLGGGSYSVMPDRIEAATYMMAAAITDGELKLECCPFMELDAVVSKLREMGLHFEATNAGVLVRRREQLVGVDVATQPYPGFPTDVQAQIMALMCVAMGAGSVRETIFENRFMHVQELVRLGAQIRISAQSAFIRGVKSLTGAPVMASDLRASASLVLAGLAAKGETLIQRVYHLDRGYEAVEVKLRNVGADIERLA